In a genomic window of Poecilia reticulata strain Guanapo linkage group LG22, Guppy_female_1.0+MT, whole genome shotgun sequence:
- the LOC103458581 gene encoding interferon alpha-inducible protein 27-like protein 2A, which yields MSLRKVLVITGGAVVGSVGAVALAPVALGAIGFTSAGIAAGSFAASMMSAAAVTNGGGVAAGGLVAVLQSAGAAGLSGAASAVVASVGAGVGAAVGRLAGKTSTPKKEEERKNDQMGEEEKAKNEK from the exons ATGAGTCTCA GAAAGGTTCTTGTCATTACAGGAGGTGCAG TTGTAGGAAGTGTGGGTGCAGTTGCCCTAGCTCCAGTGGCCTTGGGGGCCATCGGTTTCACCTCAGCTGGGATCGCAGCAGGCTCCTTCGCTGCGAGCATGATGTCTGCTGCTGCCGTTACCAACGGAGGAGGGGTGGCAGCAGGAGGCCTGGTGGCAGTTTTACAATCTGCAG GTGCTGCTGGTCTCTCGGGTGCAGCCTCTGCTGTTGTGGCCAGTGTTGGAGCTGgtgttggagctgctgtagGGCGATTGGCAGGAAAAACAAGCACACcaaagaaggaggaggagaggaaaaatgaTCAGatgggagaagaagaaaaagccaaaaatgaaaaatag